One genomic region from Thalassotalea sp. PS06 encodes:
- a CDS encoding acyl-CoA desaturase — MTKPPLIWLNIIIFAATFLIALIVVPYRAITHGFDAFEIWAAIICFSFCGMSITAGYHRLWSHRTYKAHASLRFIYAIGGAFALQNSILHWCSDHRVHHKHVDNNDVDPYSAKRGFWFSHIGWMIRDYQGDKYSNYDNARDLQKEKIVVWQHKYYIPLAIATNFGIPMALGWFHGDIISSLLLAGVLRLVLSHHTTFFINSLAHIWGKQTYTDKNTARDNGVLAFFTFGEGYHNFHHIFENDYRNGIRWYQFDPTKWLIKGCSYLNLTNNLRKTPEDKIALAKAKMQLTVSKVKLENKVNAEELLVKLQHEYDALLEKMALYFEAKKKLLAKKSNLIEVEKAALINQYQELKAAFAEQRKQWHSFTAQYA; from the coding sequence ATGACAAAACCACCATTAATCTGGCTCAATATTATTATTTTCGCCGCCACATTTCTAATCGCACTGATTGTTGTTCCTTATCGTGCCATCACTCATGGTTTTGACGCATTTGAAATTTGGGCAGCTATTATCTGTTTTAGTTTCTGTGGTATGTCTATTACCGCCGGTTATCATCGTTTGTGGTCACACCGCACCTACAAAGCCCACGCATCACTGCGTTTCATTTACGCAATCGGTGGCGCCTTTGCTCTACAAAACAGTATCTTGCATTGGTGTTCTGATCACCGTGTACATCATAAACACGTAGACAACAATGACGTTGACCCATACAGCGCTAAACGCGGTTTTTGGTTTTCTCATATCGGCTGGATGATCCGCGACTATCAAGGCGATAAATATTCTAATTACGATAACGCCCGAGACCTGCAAAAAGAAAAGATCGTCGTATGGCAGCATAAGTACTATATTCCGCTAGCGATAGCGACAAACTTTGGTATCCCAATGGCTCTCGGTTGGTTCCATGGCGACATTATTTCAAGTTTGCTGTTAGCTGGTGTACTTCGACTGGTACTGAGCCACCATACAACCTTTTTCATTAATTCATTGGCACATATTTGGGGCAAGCAAACGTACACAGATAAAAATACCGCTCGCGATAACGGTGTCCTGGCATTCTTTACCTTTGGTGAGGGCTATCATAACTTTCATCATATATTTGAAAATGACTACCGCAATGGCATTCGCTGGTATCAATTTGACCCGACAAAATGGCTGATAAAGGGCTGCAGCTATCTGAATCTGACCAACAATTTGCGTAAAACACCTGAAGATAAGATCGCCTTAGCAAAAGCTAAAATGCAACTTACAGTATCCAAGGTTAAGCTGGAAAATAAGGTAAACGCCGAAGAACTGTTGGTTAAGCTACAACACGAATACGATGCTTTGCTTGAAAAGATGGCACTATATTTTGAGGCCAAGAAAAAACTACTTGCCAAGAAAAGCAACCTGATTGAAGTGGAGAAAGCTGCGCTCATTAATCAATATCAGGAACTAAAAGCGGCCTTTGCTGAACAACGTAAACAATGGCATAGCTTTACTGCTCAATATGCCTAG
- the fabR gene encoding HTH-type transcriptional repressor FabR, which produces MSGIRAQQKEKTRRLLIDAALNQLSAERSFSNLSLREVTKEAGLAATSFYRHFRDMDELGLTLVDEAGLTLRQLMRQARQRIEKGGSVIQISVKTFMEFIEANPNVFRLLLRERSGTSKEFRAAVNREIRYFTMELCDYLQQANKLDADTSFLQAHAAVTIVFSAGAEALDVDPNEIDELTERTIKQLRFIARGAMDLHLRKIGEIS; this is translated from the coding sequence ATGTCCGGGATCCGCGCACAACAAAAAGAAAAAACCCGTCGCTTGCTGATTGATGCCGCATTAAATCAGTTGAGTGCAGAACGGAGTTTTTCTAACCTTAGCCTTCGCGAAGTCACCAAAGAAGCAGGTCTTGCAGCGACGTCATTTTACCGCCACTTTCGGGATATGGATGAACTTGGTCTGACCCTGGTCGATGAGGCTGGCCTGACGTTAAGACAGTTGATGCGTCAGGCTCGTCAGCGGATTGAAAAGGGCGGTTCGGTAATCCAGATTTCGGTAAAGACGTTTATGGAATTTATCGAAGCCAATCCCAATGTTTTTCGCTTGTTGCTGCGAGAGCGTTCGGGCACATCAAAGGAATTCCGTGCAGCGGTTAATCGGGAAATTCGCTACTTTACGATGGAACTGTGTGACTATCTGCAACAGGCCAATAAGCTCGATGCCGACACCAGTTTTTTACAGGCCCATGCGGCGGTTACTATCGTATTTAGCGCTGGTGCTGAAGCGCTTGATGTCGATCCTAACGAAATAGATGAACTGACCGAGCGAACCATTAAACAACTACGTTTTATCGCCCGTGGTGCGATGGATTTGCATTTAAGAAAAATTGGTGAAATCAGCTGA
- the trmA gene encoding tRNA (uridine(54)-C5)-methyltransferase TrmA, with protein MLSHIHPDNYDAQLEKKKAAMQALFAEFSVPQPQIFESQPLHYRLRAEFRVWHEGDDLYYIMFDQQSKQKFRVDQFLPASEIINEAMPALLDDIRDKDILRRKLFQVDFLSTLSGELLISMLYHKPLDEEWQSQAKLLNERLNKLANISIIGRARKQKEIIGKDFVTEELKVDGKQFRYHQVENSFTQPNGGVNEKMLSWARAATKDIGGDLVELYCGNGNFSIALAENFDKVLATEISKSSVASAQINIEDNGIENLKIIRMSSEEFSQAMNGERTFRRLEGLDLKQYGYQTVLVDPPRAGLDPDSVELASRFDQILYISCNPNTLRDNLKTLIKTHEVESFALFDQFPYTDHIECGVVLKRRK; from the coding sequence ATGTTAAGCCACATTCATCCAGACAATTACGACGCACAACTTGAAAAGAAAAAAGCAGCGATGCAAGCGCTATTTGCGGAGTTTTCTGTTCCTCAACCGCAAATCTTTGAATCTCAGCCTCTACATTATCGTTTACGGGCAGAGTTTCGGGTCTGGCATGAGGGCGATGATCTTTACTACATTATGTTTGATCAACAAAGCAAACAGAAATTTCGCGTTGATCAATTCCTACCTGCCAGTGAAATCATCAATGAAGCAATGCCGGCATTACTTGATGATATTCGTGATAAAGACATTCTGCGCCGAAAACTGTTCCAGGTTGATTTCTTATCTACCTTAAGCGGCGAGCTACTGATCAGTATGTTGTATCACAAGCCACTCGATGAAGAGTGGCAATCTCAAGCCAAATTGCTGAACGAGCGGTTAAATAAGCTGGCAAACATTTCCATTATCGGTCGGGCTCGCAAGCAAAAAGAGATTATCGGCAAAGATTTTGTCACCGAAGAGTTAAAAGTTGACGGCAAACAGTTTCGCTATCATCAGGTTGAAAATAGTTTTACTCAACCTAATGGTGGAGTGAATGAAAAAATGCTGAGCTGGGCTCGTGCGGCAACCAAAGATATTGGTGGCGATTTAGTCGAGCTTTACTGTGGAAACGGCAATTTCAGCATCGCTTTGGCAGAGAATTTTGACAAGGTTTTGGCCACGGAAATATCCAAAAGCTCGGTCGCGTCGGCACAAATAAACATTGAAGATAACGGCATTGAGAACCTGAAAATTATTCGCATGTCGAGTGAAGAGTTTAGCCAGGCAATGAATGGCGAACGCACGTTCCGCCGCCTTGAGGGGCTGGATTTGAAGCAATATGGTTATCAAACCGTGTTAGTCGACCCACCACGCGCAGGCCTGGATCCGGATTCCGTGGAACTGGCGAGTCGCTTTGATCAGATCTTATATATCTCCTGTAATCCGAATACTCTGCGAGATAACTTAAAAACACTGATTAAAACCCATGAGGTTGAATCGTTCGCGTTATTTGACCAGTTTCCGTATACCGACCATATCGAATGCGGCGTGGTATTAAAGCGTCGCAAGTAA
- a CDS encoding efflux RND transporter periplasmic adaptor subunit, whose amino-acid sequence MRFCFGVPIVVLSLLLLSACEKKQQEAKAPPPPEVGILEINVEKLNVSHRYAAKTAALSSVEIYPEVSGRVVERMVVEGEEVKRGDPLFKIDDQPFKAEVAKQKGAVARALAAVELAKTRYDMSVALAEEEVLSKLDTKRVKVEYDEAKAALATANAALQAAEVQLLKTEVVSPIDGIAGITKVKRGDMVDPDLGWMIEIIANDSIEVYSQVGAQRHFDIVAKLKGTKAEKISVIELELPNGDIYEHPGKLDYIGHKVSERSNTVTYRVVFPNPDGVLLGGQNVTLIATDKKSTKSIMVPQKAVQEDQVGRYVMTIDKDNIASKRHLKFGSRVGTDWVVEEGLKPGDRVIVSGILRAKEGLPVTPVVE is encoded by the coding sequence ATGCGGTTTTGTTTTGGTGTCCCAATAGTGGTGTTGTCTCTATTGTTGTTATCTGCTTGTGAGAAAAAACAACAGGAGGCAAAAGCCCCCCCTCCACCTGAAGTCGGTATTCTCGAAATCAATGTCGAGAAACTCAATGTATCCCATCGCTATGCTGCAAAAACTGCGGCGCTGTCATCTGTCGAAATTTATCCCGAAGTCTCTGGCCGTGTTGTTGAGCGTATGGTTGTTGAAGGCGAAGAAGTTAAACGTGGCGATCCCTTATTTAAGATTGATGATCAACCCTTTAAAGCGGAAGTCGCAAAACAAAAAGGCGCGGTTGCACGGGCTCTTGCTGCCGTTGAATTAGCAAAAACCCGTTACGACATGTCGGTCGCCCTGGCTGAAGAAGAGGTACTCAGTAAGCTTGATACTAAGCGCGTAAAAGTTGAGTACGACGAGGCCAAAGCGGCACTGGCAACCGCTAACGCGGCACTACAGGCTGCTGAAGTACAGTTATTAAAAACCGAAGTGGTTTCGCCAATCGATGGTATTGCCGGGATTACCAAAGTGAAACGTGGGGATATGGTTGACCCGGATCTTGGCTGGATGATTGAAATTATTGCCAATGACTCCATCGAAGTATACAGCCAGGTTGGTGCACAACGACACTTTGATATCGTCGCCAAACTCAAAGGTACCAAAGCCGAGAAAATATCGGTTATCGAGCTGGAGTTACCCAATGGCGATATCTATGAACATCCTGGCAAACTCGACTACATCGGTCATAAGGTTTCCGAGCGAAGTAACACCGTAACCTATCGAGTAGTATTTCCAAATCCAGATGGCGTATTACTTGGCGGACAAAATGTCACCTTAATAGCCACCGATAAAAAATCGACGAAAAGCATTATGGTGCCGCAAAAAGCGGTGCAGGAAGACCAGGTTGGTCGCTATGTGATGACCATAGATAAAGACAATATTGCCAGCAAACGCCACCTTAAATTTGGTTCTCGGGTGGGGACTGATTGGGTCGTAGAAGAAGGACTTAAACCCGGAGACAGAGTCATTGTTTCAGGAATATTGCGGGCTAAGGAAGGCCTGCCCGTTACTCCCGTGGTTGAATAG
- a CDS encoding phosphoglycerate mutase family protein gives MPSLKLLKPATMLAGLLAIYLPIHTSLAFNDKANNENEYSIYLIRHAEKKTDKTNPDLTRCGHSRARQYAMDFNDVSFNAIYSSDYKRTVNTAKPVAESKELAITHYDPRQLKTFSEQLIKQEQTALVVGHSNTTAVLAGMLSGQELSEFSESEYDRIYRVEIKGGQSILTLTRQEFTCPLEHRKD, from the coding sequence ATGCCTAGCCTAAAACTTCTCAAGCCGGCAACCATGCTTGCCGGCCTTCTTGCTATCTATCTGCCCATTCATACATCTCTGGCGTTTAACGATAAAGCAAACAATGAGAATGAATATTCTATCTATTTAATTCGCCACGCTGAGAAAAAAACGGACAAAACCAACCCCGACCTGACTCGATGCGGGCACTCCAGAGCCAGACAGTATGCGATGGATTTTAACGATGTTAGCTTCAACGCGATATACAGCAGCGATTACAAGCGTACTGTGAATACCGCTAAGCCTGTTGCTGAATCTAAGGAATTGGCAATAACCCACTACGATCCTAGGCAACTAAAAACATTTAGTGAACAGTTAATTAAGCAAGAACAAACGGCGTTGGTGGTGGGACATAGTAATACAACAGCGGTTTTAGCAGGGATGCTATCAGGACAAGAACTTAGTGAATTTTCGGAGTCTGAGTATGACCGAATTTACCGGGTTGAAATTAAGGGAGGTCAGAGTATTCTCACCCTGACCAGACAGGAATTTACCTGCCCCCTCGAACATCGGAAAGATTGA
- the tuf gene encoding elongation factor Tu, which yields MAKEKFERSKPHVNVGTIGHVDHGKTTLTAAISAVLTKTHGGEVRDFAQIDNAPEERERGITINTSHIEYDTATRHYAHVDCPGHADYVKNMITGAAQMDGAILVVAATDGPMPQTREHILLSRQVGVPYIIVFMNKCDMVDDEELLELVEMEVRELLSEYEFPGDDLPVVQGSALGALNGEAQWEEKVLELAEHLDTYIPEPERAIDGDFILPIEDVFSIQGRGTVVTGRVERGIIRVGDDVEIVGIKETTTTTCTGVEMFRKLLDEGRAGENCGVLLRGTKRDEVQRGQVLAKPGSITPHTKFESEVYVLTKDEGGRHTPFFKGYRPQFYFRTTDITGAVELPEGVEMVMPGDNLKFVVELINPIAMDEGLRFAIREGGRTVGAGVVSKIIE from the coding sequence ATGGCTAAAGAAAAATTTGAACGTTCCAAACCGCACGTTAACGTAGGTACAATCGGCCACGTTGACCACGGTAAGACAACACTTACAGCTGCGATTTCCGCAGTATTGACTAAGACTCACGGTGGTGAAGTTCGTGATTTCGCACAAATCGATAACGCTCCAGAAGAGCGCGAGCGTGGTATCACCATCAACACTTCTCACATTGAGTATGACACAGCGACTCGTCACTACGCGCACGTAGACTGTCCAGGTCACGCGGATTATGTTAAAAACATGATCACTGGTGCAGCCCAGATGGACGGCGCTATCTTAGTAGTAGCGGCGACTGATGGTCCTATGCCACAGACCCGTGAGCACATCCTACTTTCTCGTCAGGTTGGTGTACCTTACATCATCGTATTCATGAACAAATGTGACATGGTTGACGACGAAGAGCTTCTAGAGCTAGTAGAGATGGAAGTCCGTGAACTTCTTTCTGAGTATGAATTCCCAGGTGATGACTTACCAGTAGTTCAAGGTTCAGCACTAGGTGCATTGAACGGCGAAGCGCAGTGGGAAGAGAAAGTACTAGAGCTTGCTGAGCACTTAGACACTTACATCCCAGAGCCAGAGCGTGCGATTGACGGTGACTTCATTCTTCCAATCGAAGATGTATTCTCAATCCAGGGTCGTGGTACGGTTGTAACGGGTCGTGTTGAGCGCGGTATCATCCGTGTAGGTGACGACGTAGAAATCGTAGGTATCAAAGAGACTACGACGACTACCTGTACTGGTGTAGAGATGTTCCGTAAGCTTCTTGACGAAGGTCGTGCGGGTGAGAACTGTGGTGTTCTTCTTCGTGGTACTAAGCGTGATGAAGTGCAACGTGGTCAGGTACTTGCTAAGCCAGGTTCCATCACTCCTCACACTAAGTTCGAGTCAGAAGTCTACGTATTGACGAAAGATGAAGGTGGTCGTCACACGCCATTCTTCAAAGGCTACCGTCCACAGTTCTACTTCCGTACGACTGACATCACTGGTGCTGTAGAGCTTCCAGAAGGTGTAGAAATGGTAATGCCAGGCGACAACTTGAAGTTTGTTGTTGAGCTAATCAACCCAATCGCGATGGACGAAGGTTTACGCTTCGCTATCCGCGAAGGTGGTCGTACTGTTGGTGCTGGTGTTGTATCAAAAATCATCGAATAA
- a CDS encoding NADPH-dependent 2,4-dienoyl-CoA reductase, producing MTTSTPYPNLLAPLDLGFTTLQNRVLMGSMHTGLEEESNGFEKLAAFYEARAKGGVGLIVTGGISPNFRGRVAPMGSELSKFWHVKKHKAITDAVHKYPTKICLQLLHTGRYAYHPFSVSASPIKAPINPFKPKQLSERKIHSTIKDFAKSSKLAKEAGYDGVEIMGSEGYLINQFSCKRTNHRTDKWGGGIENRMRLGVEIVNAVREKVGKDFIIIFRLSLLDLVEGGNTWEEIVTMAKAIEAAGATIINTGIGWHEARVPTIATSVPRAAFTWVTKRLMGEVSVPLVATNRINMPDVAERVLAEGHSDMVSMARPFLADADFVNKAAQGRPEDINTCIGCNQACLDHVFEQKRATCLVNPQACYETELTFERTTTEKNIAVIGAGPAGLAFSCYAAQRGHKVTLFDGASEIGGQFNYAKQVPGKEEFYETLRYYQRQLEKHNVELHLNSFQDVESLRTRGYDDIVFATGINPRTPNIPGVNHPKVMSYLDVLKHHQPVGKKVAIIGAGGIGFDVATYLVEEESLTTNQERWLKAWGIDTEYTNPGALLPIDHDLKHDREIYLMQRKETKVGANLGKTTGWIHRNTLKNHHVNMVPGVQYEQINDQGLVYSIQGEQHLLEVDNIIICAGQESNDSLYKQLNDLGERCHLIGGADVAAELDAKRAIRQGAELAARI from the coding sequence ATGACAACTTCAACTCCTTATCCAAATTTACTTGCCCCGTTAGACCTGGGCTTCACTACCCTACAAAACCGTGTTTTGATGGGGTCAATGCATACTGGTCTTGAGGAGGAGTCTAATGGTTTTGAAAAGCTGGCTGCGTTTTATGAAGCCAGGGCCAAAGGCGGCGTCGGATTAATTGTTACCGGTGGTATTAGCCCTAACTTTCGCGGGCGGGTAGCACCAATGGGGTCCGAACTCAGTAAGTTCTGGCATGTAAAGAAACACAAAGCCATTACCGACGCTGTTCATAAATATCCAACTAAAATTTGTTTACAGCTGCTGCATACAGGCCGTTATGCCTATCATCCATTTTCTGTATCGGCCAGCCCGATAAAAGCCCCCATAAATCCATTCAAACCTAAGCAATTATCTGAACGCAAAATACATTCGACCATTAAAGACTTTGCCAAATCATCGAAATTAGCCAAGGAAGCGGGATACGATGGTGTGGAAATTATGGGCTCGGAAGGCTATCTGATTAATCAATTCAGCTGTAAGCGCACCAATCACCGAACCGATAAATGGGGTGGTGGTATCGAGAATCGTATGCGACTTGGTGTTGAAATTGTCAACGCGGTGCGTGAAAAGGTTGGTAAAGATTTCATTATTATTTTCCGCTTATCGTTATTAGATTTAGTCGAAGGTGGTAACACCTGGGAAGAAATCGTAACGATGGCTAAGGCTATTGAGGCGGCAGGGGCAACCATCATTAATACCGGCATTGGCTGGCATGAAGCCAGGGTCCCGACCATAGCTACCAGTGTTCCCAGAGCCGCATTTACCTGGGTCACCAAGCGTTTGATGGGGGAGGTTAGTGTGCCGTTGGTAGCGACAAATCGTATCAATATGCCAGATGTTGCCGAGCGCGTGTTGGCAGAAGGACATTCAGACATGGTATCGATGGCAAGACCATTTTTAGCCGATGCTGATTTTGTCAATAAAGCTGCCCAAGGGCGCCCTGAAGATATTAATACCTGCATCGGCTGTAACCAGGCCTGTCTGGATCATGTATTTGAGCAAAAACGAGCCACTTGCCTGGTAAATCCTCAAGCCTGTTACGAAACCGAGCTGACTTTTGAAAGAACCACTACCGAAAAGAATATTGCGGTGATTGGCGCTGGACCTGCGGGCTTAGCATTCAGTTGCTATGCCGCTCAGCGCGGTCATAAGGTTACCTTGTTTGACGGGGCCAGCGAAATTGGTGGCCAGTTTAATTACGCCAAACAGGTACCAGGAAAAGAAGAGTTTTATGAGACCTTGCGTTACTACCAGAGGCAGCTTGAAAAGCATAATGTAGAACTACACCTTAATAGCTTCCAGGATGTCGAATCGTTGCGCACTCGAGGCTATGATGACATTGTCTTTGCCACAGGTATTAATCCAAGAACGCCGAATATTCCGGGTGTTAACCATCCGAAAGTAATGAGCTATCTGGACGTATTGAAACATCATCAGCCGGTTGGCAAGAAAGTGGCCATTATCGGCGCTGGCGGCATTGGCTTTGATGTCGCAACTTATTTGGTTGAAGAAGAATCTTTGACCACCAACCAGGAACGCTGGTTGAAAGCCTGGGGCATTGATACCGAATATACCAACCCAGGAGCCTTGCTTCCTATCGATCACGATTTAAAACATGACCGGGAAATTTATTTGATGCAGCGTAAGGAAACCAAAGTGGGGGCCAACCTTGGTAAAACCACTGGCTGGATCCACCGCAACACCCTGAAAAACCATCATGTGAATATGGTTCCGGGGGTTCAGTATGAGCAAATCAACGATCAGGGTTTGGTGTATTCAATACAAGGTGAGCAACACTTACTGGAAGTCGACAACATCATTATCTGTGCAGGTCAGGAGTCCAATGACAGCCTTTATAAACAGCTCAATGACCTTGGTGAGAGGTGTCACCTGATTGGTGGTGCTGATGTTGCCGCTGAGCTCGATGCCAAACGCGCCATTAGGCAAGGTGCGGAATTGGCTGCAAGGATATAA